Part of the Amblyomma americanum isolate KBUSLIRL-KWMA chromosome 7, ASM5285725v1, whole genome shotgun sequence genome, TCGGCGAGAGGACAAGCTGAGGCAGCATCATCACAAATAAAGCCGCTGCAGCGACGGCGAAGAGGGCATTGCCATGTCCCATGCCCGGAAGCGCGAACAGAAGGGCAGCGCACGCCGCTCCCAAGCGACGGAAGCCGAAGAGCCAACAAATCGTCGAACAGCGGACGGAAGCGGCCGTAACACTCAAGGCACATGTGATTATGAGGACGTTGCACGCGTATAGCAGCGGCTTGACGAATACGAACAACACGCTGGGTAAGACGTCGTGTTTTCCCACGAAGGTGTAACTTATTAAGCATGTGATATCGCCAAGCGCACCTAGAGTTGCACCCAGAACGCGTGGCGAGGTTGCTTTCCTGGCCGCAAGATAAAGCAGAGCGAAGGCCGAGAAGTTTGCGCCGCTGGATACCCACTGGAACCAGCCTTTTCCTTCTGCCGAAATTTTGACTTCGAGGAGCCGTAAAGCGAACATCGTGAACGTAACGGCGAAACTTGAGCCAAACAACACGAAGGCGCGGCGATGCAGTTCCTGCCCTCCAACGGAGTTTTCTCCCGCTGTTAAGGCGGTGTTCAATACGTGGAGTCTCATCTTTGAGCGTTTCCAGAATGTCCATCATGATACACAGCGGGAATTGGTTCTCCTTAGCCGCGCTAAGCATCACCATTTCGGCACTGGATAGGTCTTTCCTGGCAATATAGCAACGTGGTGACTCGTGTGCTACGATGAACGCGTACAGCGTGAGGACCGTTGGTGAGAGGATGAAGCTCTGCATTGTAATCCAGTCATGATGTCTCCGCAGCCGCCCCACAGCAAACCAGCCTTCGGCCATCAGCATACCCATCGCCATGGCAGTGTACAGGTGGAGGCTGCGGTATGCGTGAGTCGAGGCCTCGAAGAGCAGCGTGGAGGAGAGCACCGTGACCGTCGCGGCGCAGCCCGAGTCGAGGAACCTCGAGAGAACGTAGACAATGTACGAGGAGCTGAAGCATCCGCCCAGCGTGGCCAGCTGCAGGGCCGCCACCGTCGAGAGGAGCACGGACAGTCGACCGACGCGGTCCGCAATGAGTCCGACGAAACTAATGAAGATCAGCGATCCCGCGATGTGGATGGCGTGAGCCAGAGCGAAGAGCGGCCTCCTGTGGCACACCAGATCCCAGCGGCTTACTACGGACCTCCTATCCTCTTTCGGGTAGTAGTCCCACTTGGCGCAGTCCAGAATGCACGTGTCGTTAGGATCGCCTGAATGTGCGTAGACGGTGCAGTGGCTGAAACGCCCATCAGCTTCCAGAGGGATCGCCAAGTTCTCCCAGGAGAGAGCAGGAATCATTACTACGCCCTGCGGCTGCTTGCACCAGTGGCCGGCGTCGCCGGAGATGATGCGGAAGACGAGTGCGTGGCAGTGCATCGCACACATGGATACCGTAGTAAGAAGGAAGAGCCAGCGCTGGAATCTGCCGTGGCCGAAGATGTCCCCGCTCTGGAAACACTCGCTGGTCACTAGGTCGACCTTGGCCAGCTTCGGTGGGCAGAGCAATGACATCCTTGCGGTCGTTCTTGCTGCATtcttgttgttgcctgaaatatgatggcacatacccatggtgagggattggccagggtttgctGCCGATTCAAACAGGGAAAGTCTAATCCGGGTTTATCTCAAGCGTCTCATAAATTGAGATGATTTTGAGTGAAAAAGGAAATCACGAGttttgagagagcttgaggaTATCGGAATGGAAATCAGGGAACAAAGCGGTACGAGTagaataaataaattttgagaaTTGTAACCCTCGTCACAGTGCGAGCTTCCTGGATTCCTGCCCGTTTCTTTTCTTCCGAAACCGGTGCATTACCACGAGACTGTGTCTACCACTACTAGAGTAGTGCTATCCCAACTGTACCTCTAGCTCGTGGTTAAGTGCAAATTTAGCAGTCACTGATGTCATGCAGCTGTTCCGTCATTAATGTGGAATGTATTGTGGTATATTGTCACAAGGATAattttcagcgtatattttcgGAGAGAAGGAAGCGGTTTAGAAGGGTTTATTTATAACTACGGTAGGCTATTGCCAACAAAGCCGAATATTCTTGGAAATCACTTTTAATTGTCAGGGATCTGTGAAATATTAAAAGATAATGGTGTGGAAATATTCCGACGAGTTGGAAAATATTTCCTTTTAAACTTTGTCGTCAGTTTCAGTTTTGTAAATGCGCCTTTATGCAGTATTATTTTTCATTAGCCAGACTCCTATATGTGGTGTTTACTGAATAATTACTCTTACGCATTCTTATTATAATTCTGTGACCAGCGCGGCCATTCCCGCTTTCGCGATTCGTGCATTTGTGGTGTGAGCAGAGTGACTAAGTCCTGATACACCATACGCCAGGATGGCGCCAGAAGCTGCTCTGTAATATGCCTGGTAAGGTAAAGGGCGTACTCCGTCGAGAACAGGGAAATCAGGATATGGTGCCGGATAGGGGAAGGAGGTGAGGTACGACGCACGGGGGCCAGCGCACTGGGTGTCGTGCACCCTAGCGACGCCACTTTTTGCAAACAAGTTTCTCATATCGCTGGCTCACCAGTCATATCGGCTCATATCGGTTCACCAGTGACAATGTGCTATAGTTTCACCTTTAACGCTGCCCTTGTCTCGTGCAAACCATGTACGCTCCTTCTTCCGCGATGCTTTGTACATGAAGCAGTCACGCACATACAGTCGCGAGCAGAAAAAATATTGCCACAATGATGTCACCGGAGCGGTGGAAACCGCAcagcgcggcgccgtgctttgcgagCACACCTGCCGCTTTTGccatcggcgtgttcgtaaccatAGCGCCGAGCGTTGCTCTCTGCCGATCCGGTGGAACGTcacttgtgctaatcttttttatttGCGACTGTGCGGAGGCCTTGTAGCCCTTCGGGACTCGCTTAGCCAGTGGGTGTCTAGTTATTAATGCATCCTTTTTAATGTATTCGTTCGCCTGCCCCGTTATGTAAGCCAGGGAGGGAATAAAGTGTGCCTCGGAGGCACTCTCCGATAAGCGCACATGCGACAAAAGCGAATTTACGGCCGCTCGTCGTCCGTCTTAACCGAGTGGTGCAGCcccataacaataataataattggttttttgaggaaaggaaatggcgcagtatctgtctcatatatcgttggacacctgaaccacgccgtaagggaagggataaaggagggagtgcggCCACActtcgttgtatctgagacgcAGGTCCATTGCTCCAATGCCTATTTTTACGATAGCACCGCCATCGTTTgtaataaacgagcgttcgttataacttaGGCAAATATAAGTTGGCCCGAGGTATATGCTTTGAGAGCTATACACGACCCTTCTGGATCTGACTCCTCAT contains:
- the LOC144097865 gene encoding steroid transmembrane transporter SLC22A24-like is translated as MSLLCPPKLAKVDLVTSECFQSGDIFGHGRFQRWLFLLTTVSMCAMHCHALVFRIISGDAGHWCKQPQGVVMIPALSWENLAIPLEADGRFSHCTVYAHSGDPNDTCILDCAKWDYYPKEDRRSVVSRWDLVCHRRPLFALAHAIHIAGSLIFISFVGLIADRVGRLSVLLSTVAALQLATLGGCFSSSYIVYVLSRFLDSGCAATVTVLSSTLLFEASTHAYRSLHLYTAMAMGMLMAEGWFAVGRLRRHHDWITMQSFILSPTVLTLYAFIVAHESPRCYIARKDLSSAEMVMLSAAKENQFPLCIMMDILETLKDETPPSIEDGRRCRQLLQAASATGRRRRFQHRPGPWLLVASGGLPSPGTASTLPGRYTTRCSSAAKETPERARTLRTPLLSTEYRAGPQPQPLFRQTTCRVQLIRVRRQR